From Corvus moneduloides isolate bCorMon1 chromosome 4, bCorMon1.pri, whole genome shotgun sequence, one genomic window encodes:
- the RAB21 gene encoding ras-related protein Rab-21 codes for MAAGSGAAAGGRSFSFKVVLLGEGCVGKTSLVLRYCENKFNDKHITTLQASFLTKKLNIGGKRVNLAIWDTAGQERFHALGPIYYRDSNGAILVYDITDEDSFQKVKNWVKELRKMLGNEICLCIVGNKIDLEKERHVSVQEAETYAESVGAKHYHTSAKQNKGIEELFLDLCKRMIETAQVDERARGNGSSQSGTARRGVQIIDDEPQVQSSGGCCSG; via the exons ATGGCGGCGGGGTCCGGCGCGGCGGCCGGGGGCCGCAGCTTCTCCTTCAAGGTGGTGCTGCTCGGGGAGGGCTGCGTGGGGAAAACCTCTCTGGTGCTGCGCTACTGCGAGAACAAGTTCAACGATAAGCACATCACCACTCTGCAG gcATCTTTTCTTACAAAGAAACTAAATATTGGTGGAAAAAGAGTAAACCTTGCAATATGG gaTACAGCTGGTCAAGAAAGATTTCATGCATTGGGGCCTATCTACTACAGGGACTCTAATGGCGCTATTCTAGTATATGATATAACAGATGAAGACTCTTTTCAAAAG GTAAAAAACTGGGTTAaggaattaagaaaaatgttggGAAATGAAATCTGTTTGTGTATAGTAG GTAACAAAATAGACTTGGAAAAAGAGAGACATGTTTCAGTGCAAGAAGCAGAAAC GTATGCTGAATCTGTTGGAGCAAAACATTATCATACGTCAGCTAAACAGAACAAAGGAATTGAAGAACTGTTTCTTGACCTTTGCAAAA GAATGATAGAAACTGCTCAAGTGGATGAAAGAGCAAGAGGCAATGGCTCCAGTCAGTCAGGAACAGCAAGGCGAGGTGTACAGATCATTGATGATGAGCCACAAGTACAGAGCAGCGGAGGGTGCTGTTCTGGATAA